The sequence GACTGAAATAACAGAAGGTAGaagagtgtctctccacctgccgcccaatgactgctgggataggctccagcatccccgtgaccctgagagcaggataagcggtttggataatggatggatggatgttacttaAGTGTTGGAACTGATCACATCGTTCATTTGTCAGTAACAAATACCATATTGCAATGTAATATCTATACTGATTGCTATTTTGCAGTTTAGTGGCTCAAAATCATTTTGATGAGTACAAAAAAAAATATTCCCTAATTGACTGGTTTCACTTTATGCTAGTGCAGTTGAAAATGTTATAATTTTCTTGAAATTGTTATGGTTTTCTCACCAGTTATGTCAAGAAATAGGTTTTCCTTTACCCCACTAGCAGACTAAGATTAATTAAAGCCTTTATTCTTAAAATTAATATTTCATGAGTGGGTAAAATGACAACTTACAGTGAACATATTTGTAGTGGCCATTCATTCAGCTCAGCTCAGTCTTGGAATATATAGCAATGTTTCCATCTACATGGTTTTAATGCCAGTTTTTAAGTTGCGaatacaccttttttttttacacgctTTTGATCTAAGCTGTTCACTGCTGTTCTTGTGTCTGCGTCCAcagctgaagaagaggaggagctgAAGAAGAGTGCAGTTGTGAACTGGTACttaaaggaggttgaatcagagATTGACTCTGAGGAGGAGCTCATCAACAAGAAGGGCCTGATTGAGAAAGTCATCCACAGGCTTGTGCACTATGTAAGTACGCCTTCTAAAGAAACGCGTGTTCACCATTTAAGTTGACGGTGAGACCACATGGCTGGTACCCACAAATAAATGTAACAGTTGCAGATGCTTTCAAACTGAATTCCTTGGCTGGTAAGCTAGGGCATAAGGTGGTAAATCCAGTTTTTGTTAATTAAGACAACTGTTTAACTGCTGCTAAAGATTCCTCAAGAAGGATATGGAAGTGCTCAAATTTTGCATTGCAATTGAAATTCTATGACACAATCCAGCCAAAAGCAATATAAAGAAATGGATATGGGTATGGGAGGAAATAATGCAGACATTAATTTTCAATAAACTACAAACAAGGGACTCAAACATGGGACATTGATTCACTTTGTGAGGACATGCAGCGATTGCATATAATGTGATACTTTATAGTTAAAATCATAAAAATTACAGCAGTCTCGAAATCACTTTTTTGTACTGTGAATTAATATTCATAGTACAAAAAAAAGCAATGAAATAAAGATGCCTGCTAAAACAACTTTTAGACTAGTCTCTGTCTAGTGTGTTCAGAAGTATACTTATTTACAACTGAGGGTGAATAAACTAATTGAAGCTAAATGAccatatgaaataaaataaagtaaatgaCCAAATGAaataaaaggggaccggaggatgtgctccaattatcggggcatcacattgctcagcctccctggaaaaGTCTACTCTGAGGTGCtgaaaaggaggctctgactgattgttgaacctcggatccaggaaaaacaatgcggattccgtcctagccgtggaacaacggaccaactctttacccttgcaaagtgctgagggaggcatgggagtttgaccagcaaatctacatgtgttttgtggacttggagaaggcttatgattctgtaccctggggcactctgtggggggtactgtgggagtatggggtaccggggcagttgctacaagccattcagtctttgtataaccaaagggAGAGCTGTGTTTGCATTCttgacacaaagtcaaacacgttttcggtgggtgtcggctTCGCCAAGGTTGTCCCATGTCTCCGATTCTTTTTGTGAtactcatggacaggatctcaaggtgcagccaaggtgaggagtgtgtccattttgggaacttcaggattgcatctctgctcttcgcagatgatgtggttttgttggcttcatcagaacgcgacctccagcgcacactggggcagtttgcagctgggtgtgaaatggccaggatgagagtcagcacttccaagtctgaggccatagttccctaccggaaaatggtggattgcaccctcggggttggggatgagttattgcctcaggtgaaggagttcaagtatcttggggtcttgttcgcgagtgagggtaggatggggcgggagattgacaggcggattgatgcagcatcagcagtaatgtggacattgtaccagaccattgtggtaaagagggaggtgagccggaaggcaaagctctcaatttaccagtcaatcttcattccaaccctcacctatggtcatgagcttttggcagtgaccgaaagggtgggatcgcagatacaagtggctgaaatgagtttcctccatagtgtGTCTGGGCTGAgtcttagggtgaggagctcggacatctggagggagctcggtgtagagctgctgctccttcatgttgaaaggagccagttgaggtggttcgggcattagattaggatgcctcctgggcgccttcctttggaggtttacctggcacatccaactgggaggagaccccggggtagacccagaactcgctggagggactgtatgtccaatctggcctgggaatgccttgagatcccccaggaggagctggagggcattgctggggagagggacctctagagtgccttacttagcttgcttccaccgcaacccgaccccggagaagcgggtgATGAAGAGATGAGATAAGAAACTAAATGAGTTGACAGCTTTAATGTGTTAGCAAGCATCCTATCTCCTTCTCATTCATGTGTTAGCCTCATAAACAGATATTTGTGCAGCTTCATCTAGACCTGTTTCTGGTTCTCTCCTCAGGATCACATCCTCATTGAGCTGTCTCAGGCAGGACTGAAGGGGACAGAGTCTGAGAGCCCAGCAGAAGAAGTGGTCCTTGTTGTCAACCCAAACTACACGTTGGAAGATTAGACATGTCCCTTTTCCAACCCCCATCCGCCTTTTCTTACAACCCCGACTTCTTCACCTTTTCTGATTCCACATCCAACTCAAAGTGACTGTTGAAAAGTGTTTTATATTGAATACCCATATGTAAGAAATGCATAATGGCATTTGAGACCGTTTAGGTTTTATTCTGGTTTTGGTATTAAGCATCTCTGGCATTCACGGTTTAAACTCCTAAGATGAAGTAAAGGTCGTTAGTCACACTGACTGTTTGTAAATATGCTGCTCTTTGCTCCTTTTCTTCTAAGTGTTGGCAGGCTTTATCAGATTTCTTTGGTTCTCAAGATGTAGAATTGCCTTAAATTGAGGAGTTACATTATTCAGTAAATAGTAAGTCAGTTTTTTGATGGGATAACTGTGATTACTATGTATTTCATGCATACAGATTGCTTTTCCATACGTTGGAATTATTTTGTGTAGATATGTATTTTGAACACAACACATTAGTAAAAGTCTTTGTAAAATTGACAGAACATTCCTTGGGTACATGTAATTTCTGTTGTCCATGTTGTTCGGCCCACTTTGTTGCATTATTGCCTCCATATATAATTTGTTTTGTCTGAATAGCTTGAGAAATAAAAATATGTATATGTTCTCGTGATATCTTGGAATATCAATGATCAGGCAGAGGCTTCATCTCACTTGAGCTGGCTTTTATCACTGGAACTGCCACAGCAACATTTTAACATGAACAACATTGGGGGTACAGCGTCTTCCGACTGGGCTCTATACACTCTACACACACTCTGCCTAATTCCCTTATACAAATTACACTGGAGCCCTCTATTGGTCCTTGACAGCAATAACACGCTATAGCCACTTAATCACGATTCTTTTGTCTGGTAGGTTTTTCTAGTATACCATGACGTAtagatatttatttttttaactaatGTGGTTCTCTTGTTTTTTTCGCCATATTTTAATGATAGTTTAAATCGTGTATGAGGTCCGAAAATTTTTTAAAACGTCGAATCAAACAAGTTTTCGTGCCCACTTGAAAACTTCCCCCTGCGCATGCGTGCCTGAAGTTTCGTCCTTGCACAACAAAGATGGCGGCGCATTACACGAAATTGCCCATGTCAGTACTGCTGAAAGGTAAAACTTGTTTCTCTCATATGTTTTAAATATGCTGTGGTAGCGATTGAATGCAAAGGTCTGTCTAGGTATTTGGGCTCAGAAGTTGGGGCTGAACAGCTGTGTCTTTGTCAGGTAGAACGAAGATTACATGTTGAAACAAGATGGATGTTTCTCTGTTCAAGGTGTACGCCTTCTACCACAGCGATTTCAGTGGACGCACAGATGTCAAACCCCATTAGTGCCTCTGTGTTTACGGCTTGAAGCGTCTCAGTATCACTTTCTTCATCAATCTTCCGGACCCACACTCTCCAGCACCAAGGCAGACCCACACAGGAGTTCAGAATCGCAGAGGAGGCCAGATGCACAAAAAGATGACAAAAAGGACGAGTCTGAAGAAGAGTATGAGGGTCCTGAGTACATCCCCAAGAGAAAGGCAAAAAATCCTATGATGAAGGTTGGCTTTGCCTGGTGAGTACACCATACTTATACTCATATCTTGATCCCTATTTTATGTTTATGTTCAATCTAtggaacacacacagagacacacgcaCATTGAATTCTCTGCTCATGCATCACATCTCCTAAAACAATTTTTTTGTACTTCTCTTTTTAATTACTAattcaaagtacattttatgtactttgtactcttttaattataCTTTATATATGATTGTTCCTAATTGCTTTTATTTactgtcttttaattatatttattatggtggttccttttctgtttttatttgtgtaaagcacattgaattgccctgtgtacaaaatgtgctttaaaaataaacttGTTTGCTTGCTTGTTAAACTAGATAAAGCTATTTCACACTCTTTGCATCCAATCTGCCTTTATACCTACTTGCATTACAAAATTATTCATTCTTTTCAGTTAGCACAAAGTGACAGCAGTGATTGCccaatacagtgcatccggaaagtattcacaccccttcactttccctacattttgttatgttacagccttattccaaaatggattaaattctttttttccctcatcaatctacacacaataccccacaatgacaaagtgaaaaaggttttgtagaaatttttgcaaatttattaaaaataaaaaaactgaaatattgcatgtacataagtattcacaccctttgctatgacactcaaaattgacctcaggttcatcctgtttccaccgatcatccttgagatggttctacatcttgattggagtccacctgtaataaattcaatggattggacatgatttggaaaggcacacacctgtctatataaggtcccactgttgacagtgcatgtcagagcagaaaccaagccatgaagtcaaaggaattgtctgtggacctccgagacaggattgtatcgaggcacagatctggggaagggtacaaaaaaatgtctacagctttgaatgtcccgaagagcacagtggtcttcatcattcgtaaatggaagaagtttggatccaccaggactcttcctagagctggccgcccagccaaactgagcaatcgggggagaagggccttggtcagggaggtgaccaagaaaccgatggtcactctgacagagctccagcgttcctctgtggagatgggagaaccttccagaaggacaaccatctctgcagcactccaccaatcaggcctttatggtagagtggccagacggaagcctctgctcagtaaaaggcacatgacagcccgcttggtgtttgccagaaagcacctaaaggactctcagaccatgagaaacaagattctctagtctgatgaaaccaagattgaactctttggcctgaatgccaaacgtcacatctggaggaaaccaggcacctctcatcaccttgctaataccatccctacaatgaagcatgatggtggcagcatcatgctgtggggatgtttttcagcggcaggaactaggagactagtcaggatcgagagaaagatgaatggagcaaagtacagagagatccttgatgaaaacctgctccagagcgctcaggacctcagactggggcgaaggtttaccttccaacacgacaatgaccctaagcacacagccaagacaatgaaggagtggcttcgggacaagtctgtgaatgtccttgagtggcccagccagagcccagacttgaaccccgttgaacatctctggaaagacctgaaaatagctgtgcaaggatgctccccatctaaccttacagagctcgagaggatctgcagagaagaatgggagaaataccccaaatataggtgtgccaagcttgtatcttcatacccaagaagacttgaggctgtaatcgctgccaagggtgcctcaaccaattactgagtaaagggtgtgaatacttatgtacatgcaatatttcagttttttatttttaataaatttgcaaaaatttctacaaaacctttttcgctttattattatggggtattgtatgtagatgatgaggaaaaaaaaaggaatttaatccattttggaataaggctgtaacataacaaaatgtgaggaaagtgaaggggtgtgaatactttccggatgcactgcagagaagaatgggagaaataccccaaatataggtgtgccaagcttgtagcttcatacccaagaagacttgaggctgtaatcgctgccaagggcgcCTCAACCaattactgagtaaagggtgtgaatacttatgtacatgcaatatttcagttttttatttttaataaatttgcaaaaatttctacaaaacctttttcgctttatcattatggggtattgtatgtagattgatgagggaaaaaaaaggaatttaatccattttggaataaggctgtaacataacaaaatgtggggaaagtgaaggggtgtgaatactttccggatgcactgtatgttgcaGATGACATCAACTTGATGTCAAGGTAACAAAAACACAGAGATGTTTAGGTTTGATCCACAGATGTTAACATAAATGGTAGAAACTGGAATCTAAGATGGAGAATAATTTCTCTATTCAGCCCTGCCTCTTTATCTATGCTAGGTCCACATTGCATTGTGAATAATGGAATTAATGTTACTAAAGCATGATTGTATGATTTCATGATTGTAACCTATAAGTTGGTTTTTGACCGAGGGTTTTATTAATATATGTCTGTCTCCACCCTCCAGGATGATAGGCCTACCTTCAGGTGTAATTGGCTTCATCCTGGCTAAGAGGGAAGTGGACAAGAACCGATTGAAGCAGCTGAAGGTTCGACAGCGAATGAAGAGGTCCAATGAGGGAGAATACGAGGGAGGGCGCTACCGCCGTCATACAGAAGAAAGTAAATTGGATCATTGAAGTGTATAGGTTTGTCTGAACTGATGGAGACTATGACTTGAATCACGGCATGAATTACATAACATGAACGAATTACATAGCATAAAAGATGAGCGCCAAGACAGCCTCCTATCCCTACTGGCCAAAGACTGAATGGCTTAAGCTCCAAGATAATGAGAGTGCTTACTGCTGAAGATAAACCCCAAGTTGCTCTTTCAGACCTTCACCACTAGCTCAGTAAATTGGTCGGTTTTAGCTTTAGGCTGTTATAGGGCATAGTGAATCAGGTGAACAGACAGTCCTTTTGAGACCCAAGATTTATACCCAATCAAATTTGGGCTGAATCCCTTCACTATAGAACCAGGAAAGCAGGGAGCAGCCATTGGATTCTTATCTGTTTCGAATCACTGGTTTTATTCTTGGTGACATAACCTGTTACCAAGAATAAAACAATGACAATGTGTTTAGCCAATAGATTGTATGTGCACCTCTTCAGCCAAGTTAACAAATGCAAAACTGTGCTCTCATCCTGTATGTGTTCTGTATATATTTCATAAAATGGTTGATTTATTTGTACTGTTGTACTGCATATGCAAGATGTTAAATTTGAACTGTAAATAGATTAAATCACATCTCACAAAAGTATTTATTTGATATGAAAAGGCATTTTGATGCTCCCACAGGAGTACGTATATTTCTAAGCAACTCTCTTTCACTACCTCTACCTACATATACAAAATATTGGAACATTGTTTTGTATAAACTCTTGAAGTCTTCCAACTGGGAGCCTTATTTTACTACGGTTACAGCTTGGAAAACAACCCTACCCCTTTCTAACAGCACCTGGGCCAAACTGTAGTCACAATTCATTCTAAGAGTGTGTATGGCACACTGTGTACAAAATGTGTGGTCTTTATCAGATCAAGGCTTGTCAAGAAACATTCATATGAACAGAGATGTTTACAAGAATTACTTTTTTGTAAATGTCCTGTGATAATTATTCTGGCCCTCAGTGTATTCTGTGTAGCAAAAGCCATTCTTTTGACAATGCTGCACAAGGATAAAACCATACATAGAAGATGTTTGCAAAATGGATCACCTCAGTCTTTTTCTCATTAGATTATAAACAGGTCCCTCCCGGGGGTTACAACCCAGAATGTAATAATACTACAAAAGCCAAGTGAATATATATCCCCTGTACATCACAAAGATACAAAATTCTATTTTATTGATAGAATTATGAAAACAGCAGTAATGTCAGCAAATACCATTATATCAAAACACTTGCATTACCCAACAGTGTCTTAAAACATTTGCAAAAGCTTGCTAGCATTATAACCCATGGCAGTTTCTAACATTACGAAAAATCATTGTGTATGTTGTTTCATAGACAAACCACTGTATATTCTGACCAATTTCTCCCTTGTACAGTACT is a genomic window of Lampris incognitus isolate fLamInc1 chromosome 14, fLamInc1.hap2, whole genome shotgun sequence containing:
- the si:ch73-71c20.5 gene encoding DUF4748 domain-containing protein, which gives rise to MAAHYTKLPMSVLLKGVRLLPQRFQWTHRCQTPLVPLCLRLEASQYHFLHQSSGPTLSSTKADPHRSSESQRRPDAQKDDKKDESEEEYEGPEYIPKRKAKNPMMKVGFAWMIGLPSGVIGFILAKREVDKNRLKQLKVRQRMKRSNEGEYEGGRYRRHTEESKLDH